One region of Gloeocapsopsis sp. IPPAS B-1203 genomic DNA includes:
- a CDS encoding YqaE/Pmp3 family membrane protein — MKLLRIATGILLPPLGVFLTEGISTAFLINIVLTLLGWLPGSIHAVWIIVKHEERVNKQVY; from the coding sequence ATGAAATTACTACGAATAGCTACTGGTATCCTTCTACCTCCTTTGGGCGTGTTTTTAACAGAAGGTATTAGCACAGCTTTCTTGATCAACATTGTGTTAACACTTCTAGGCTGGCTTCCTGGAAGTATTCATGCCGTTTGGATTATTGTCAAGCATGAAGAAAGAGTCAATAAGCAAGTGTATTAG
- a CDS encoding histidine kinase: protein MSNIKELITTDLKQAKETGQLRASRIREIVQNAVSQVTGEFKSGSNEIRSLVKDAVSAVVENIQQQGGDLKEEITASIEGAIDGVTSLRRKENAKTHAEVKELQAKLDSEEEELQQEIERLLGDIEDTGKETAPNIKVAIESAVNTVKNSEEAAILQKRYAQLQAQAAILRANLAARYGGRYEEVKEYLDEAKTWYSKTRAQAEPMAEQVEQKRSQLEEKLGDAGVAIAKKERQIKNVLRELLHTANELLRDKSHLQHKCLKCPQNNRTLTLSTVLLPLKTRLLIIHPVF, encoded by the coding sequence ATGTCAAACATCAAAGAACTAATTACAACTGACCTCAAACAAGCTAAAGAAACAGGTCAACTCAGAGCATCTCGAATTCGCGAGATTGTTCAAAACGCTGTTTCCCAAGTAACAGGTGAATTTAAATCAGGCTCAAACGAAATTCGTTCGCTTGTCAAAGATGCTGTCTCAGCTGTCGTTGAAAACATTCAGCAACAAGGAGGAGATCTCAAAGAAGAAATTACAGCATCAATTGAAGGTGCAATTGATGGTGTCACGAGCTTACGACGCAAAGAAAACGCCAAGACTCATGCTGAAGTTAAAGAATTACAAGCAAAACTTGATTCTGAAGAAGAAGAACTGCAACAGGAAATTGAAAGACTCCTAGGAGATATTGAAGATACTGGAAAAGAAACTGCGCCTAACATTAAAGTAGCAATAGAATCTGCAGTCAATACAGTGAAAAATAGCGAGGAAGCTGCGATACTTCAAAAGCGTTATGCTCAACTCCAAGCTCAAGCGGCAATTTTACGCGCTAACCTAGCTGCACGTTACGGAGGAAGATACGAAGAAGTCAAAGAGTACTTAGATGAAGCTAAAACTTGGTATAGCAAAACACGCGCTCAAGCTGAACCTATGGCTGAACAAGTTGAACAAAAGCGATCGCAACTAGAAGAAAAACTAGGAGATGCTGGTGTTGCGATCGCGAAAAAAGAAAGACAAATTAAAAATGTCCTTAGAGAGTTGCTGCATACAGCAAATGAACTTTTGCGTGATAAAAGCCACCTTCAACATAAATGCTTGAAGTGTCCACAAAATAACCGTACTTTAACTTTAAGTACGGTTTTATTACCTTTGAAAACAAGATTATTAATAATACACCCAGTTTTCTAA
- a CDS encoding peptide ligase PGM1-related protein, whose amino-acid sequence MQTLDPSLIETQHIEVFRQLQSQLRDRWPTIELFDQSDADILVIPSLSVDQRELLKIPGCHHYEERLLFSLIRLQNPRTRLIYVTSQPIHPSVIDYYLQLLPGIPFSHARDRLLLLSTYDSSLKPLTQKILERPRLIQRIRQAIDLKNAYMICYNSSFLESELSARVGVPLYACDPQLSIWGTKSGSRQIFAESGVPHPDGSGSVWSVSELAAEAVNLWERKPEIKRLVVKLNEGISGEANALLDLRPLQHLAPGNATSEQRIDSITEHFSTMSFQATSENWANFSTRIPELGAIVEEFIEGEVKRSPSVQGRITPSGEVEILSTHDQILGGPDGQIYLGCRFPADEAYRMRLQELGIKVGKKLAEKGALERFGVDFIAVQQPNHHGGHHWDLQAIEINLRKGGTTHPFMTLKLLTNGRYDPATGMFYSPHGRPKYYIATDNLQKERYRGLLPSDLMDIIAYHRLHFDTGTETGTVFHLMGCLSEFGKLGLTSIGDSPQQAEEIYNKVVKILDEETRHNSNNHTWELDACGPIIWNGTT is encoded by the coding sequence ATGCAAACGTTAGATCCTTCATTAATAGAAACACAGCATATCGAAGTATTTAGACAGCTACAATCTCAGTTACGCGATCGCTGGCCGACAATAGAGTTATTTGACCAGAGTGATGCAGATATTTTGGTCATTCCTTCTTTGAGTGTAGACCAACGCGAACTATTAAAAATTCCAGGCTGTCATCACTATGAAGAGCGTTTGCTGTTCTCTTTAATTCGCCTGCAAAACCCCCGCACTCGCCTAATCTACGTCACGTCGCAACCGATTCACCCGAGTGTCATTGATTACTATTTACAGCTTTTACCAGGAATTCCATTCTCCCACGCCCGCGATCGGCTACTATTACTTTCTACCTACGATTCATCACTTAAACCACTGACACAAAAAATTCTCGAACGCCCGCGCCTAATTCAACGAATACGCCAAGCAATTGATCTCAAAAATGCTTATATGATCTGCTACAACTCTTCTTTTTTAGAAAGTGAGTTGTCCGCGCGTGTAGGAGTACCATTGTATGCTTGCGATCCACAACTATCTATTTGGGGAACAAAAAGTGGAAGTCGGCAAATTTTTGCCGAAAGTGGAGTACCTCATCCTGATGGTAGTGGTAGCGTGTGGAGTGTGTCAGAGTTAGCCGCAGAAGCTGTCAATCTTTGGGAACGTAAACCGGAAATCAAAAGGTTAGTTGTTAAACTGAACGAAGGAATTTCTGGTGAAGCTAATGCTTTACTTGACTTAAGACCACTACAGCACTTAGCACCAGGAAACGCTACATCCGAACAGCGAATCGACTCAATCACTGAGCACTTCAGTACCATGAGTTTTCAAGCGACATCTGAAAACTGGGCAAATTTTTCCACCCGAATTCCTGAACTCGGAGCAATTGTTGAGGAATTCATTGAAGGAGAAGTTAAGCGATCGCCTAGCGTTCAAGGTCGAATCACTCCTAGTGGTGAAGTTGAAATTCTATCAACTCATGACCAAATCTTAGGAGGTCCTGATGGTCAAATCTATCTTGGCTGTCGCTTCCCCGCCGATGAAGCTTACCGGATGCGCTTGCAGGAATTAGGTATTAAAGTCGGGAAGAAACTAGCTGAGAAAGGTGCTTTAGAGCGGTTCGGCGTTGATTTTATTGCTGTACAACAACCAAATCATCACGGTGGACATCACTGGGACTTACAAGCAATTGAAATTAATCTGCGTAAAGGTGGGACAACTCATCCTTTTATGACTCTAAAACTCCTCACTAATGGACGCTATGACCCCGCAACAGGAATGTTTTATAGTCCTCATGGTCGTCCTAAATACTACATCGCCACCGATAATTTACAAAAAGAACGCTATCGTGGTTTACTTCCTAGCGATTTGATGGATATTATTGCTTATCATCGGCTACATTTTGATACCGGAACTGAAACAGGTACAGTATTTCATCTGATGGGATGCCTTTCAGAGTTTGGCAAACTAGGCTTAACTAGCATTGGTGATTCTCCACAACAAGCTGAGGAGATTTATAACAAAGTTGTGAAAATCTTAGATGAAGAAACTCGGCACAATTCTAATAACCATACTTGGGAATTAGATGCTTGTGGTCCTATTATTTGGAACGGAACAACTTAA